In one window of Zingiber officinale cultivar Zhangliang chromosome 11A, Zo_v1.1, whole genome shotgun sequence DNA:
- the LOC122032388 gene encoding protein LUTEIN DEFICIENT 5, chloroplastic-like isoform X2: MSVNLSSPLLQAGHVSSQRCSLTSASPQKLHRSFVKHQPWRPFAPSVRCSASRSGGGDEDQAVKEEVERLLEEKQRPEVAACVDFGEYTVPQPGWVLALRNGLSKLGPPGEFLEGLLSRWATGGGETRRLEIPQVKQSINAITSQSFFIPLYHLFLTYGGIYRLTFGPKSFLIVSDPQIAKHILKDNAKAYSKGILAEILEFVMGTGLIPADGEIWRVRRRAIVPALHQKYVVAMIKLFGEASYKLCKKLDVAASDGEDVEMESLFSRLTLDVIGKAIFNYEFDSLTHDNGIVEAVYIVLREAEMRSTAPIPTWEIPIWKDISPRQKKVSQALKLINSTLDDLIAICKKMVEQEELQFHEEYMNEQDPSILHFLLASGDDVSSKQLRDDLMTLLIAGHETSAAVLTWTFYLLSKSPEVVAKLQDEADSVLGDRFPTNEDLKKLKYTTRVINESLRLYPQPPVLIRRSLEDDMLGEYPIKRGEDIFISVWNLHRSPKHWVDAEKFNPERWLLDGPNPNESNQNFSYLPFGGGPRKCVGDMFATFEFIFHRQWLQQQCWLEDSTSK; the protein is encoded by the exons ATGTCTGTtaacctctcctctcctcttctccaaGCCGGCCATGTCTCATCCCAACGATGCTCATTAACTTCCGCTTCTCCTCAAAAACTTCATCGCTCGTTCGTCAAGCACCAGCCCTGGCGGCCCTTTGCGCCGTCCGTCCGCTGCTCAGCTTCGAGATCCGGAGGCGGAGACGAGGACCAGGCTGTGAAGGAAGAAGTAGAGCGTCTGTTGGAGGAGAAGCAGAGGCCGGAGGTCGCCGCTTGCGTCGACTTCGGCGAATACACCGTCCCACAACCCGG TTGGGTGCTTGCGTTGAGAAATGGGCTTTCTAAGCTGGGGCCGCCGGGGGAGTTCCTTGAAGGCTTGTTGTCAAGATGGGCCACCGGAGGCGGTGAAACACGACGCCTTGAGATCCCTCAAGTGAAACAGTCAATCAATGCCATCACCAGTCAGTCTTTCTTCATCCCTCTCTACCATCTCTTCCTCACGTATGGAGGCATATACCGCCTCACCTTTGGTCCCAAG TCCTTTCTGATTGTTTCCGATCCACAAATCGCCAAACATATATTAAAGGACAATGCTAAGGCTTATTCCAAG GGTATACTGGCTGAAATTTTGGAGTTTGTGATGGGAACGGGTTTGATCCCAGCTGACGGTGAGATTTGGCGTGTCAGGAGACGTGCAATTGTGCCAGCTTTGCATCAGAAG TATGTTGTTGCCATGATCAAACTGTTCGGAGAAGCTTCATATAAGCTATGCAAGAAGTTGGATGTTGCAGCCTCAGATGGGGAGGATGTGGAAATGGAATCACTCTTTTCGCGGTTGACACTTGATGTAATTGGAAAGGCAATTTTCAATTATGAGTTTGATTCCTTAACACATGATAATGGGATTGTTGAG GCAGTTTATATTGTTCTTCGGGAAGCAGAGATGCGAAGTACTGCTCCGATTCCTACTTGGGAGATTCCAATTTGGAAAGACATCTCTCCAAGGCAGAAGAAGGTCTCACAGGCCCTCAAGTTGATAAATAGCACACTTGATGATCTCATTGCTATCTGCAAG AAAATGGTAGAGCAAGAGGAATTGCAATTCCATGAAGAATACATGAATGAACAAGATCCTAGCATTCTACACTTCCTACTTGCTTCTGGCGATGAT GTATCTAGCAAGCAGCTAAGGGATGATCTCATGACATTGCTTATAGCTGGCCATGAGACATCTGCTGCAGTACTAACATGGACATTTTATCTTCTTTCTAAG TCACCAGAGGTAGTGGCCAAGCTCCAAGATGAG GCTGATTCTGTTTTAGGGGATCGATTTCCAACAAATGAGGATTTGAAGAAGCTGAAGTATACTACTCGAGTGATTAATGAA TCATTGCGACTTTATCCACAACCCCCTGTCTTAATTCGTCGTTCTCTTGAAGATGATATGCTCGGCGAGTACCCCATAAAAAG GGGTGAAGATATTTTTATCTCTGTGTGGAATCTCCATCGAAgtcctaagcattgggtcgatgCTGAGAAATTCAATCCAGAGAGATGGTTGTTGGACGGGCCAAACCCAAACGAGAGCAATCAAAACTTCAG TTACTTGCCATTTGGTGGTGGACCGAGGAAATGTGTTGGAGACATGTTTGCTACATTTGAG TTCATTTTTCACAGACAGTGGTTGCAACAGCAATGCTGGTTAGAAGATTCGACTTCCAAATAG
- the LOC122032388 gene encoding protein LUTEIN DEFICIENT 5, chloroplastic-like isoform X1 — MSVNLSSPLLQAGHVSSQRCSLTSASPQKLHRSFVKHQPWRPFAPSVRCSASRSGGGDEDQAVKEEVERLLEEKQRPEVAACVDFGEYTVPQPGWVLALRNGLSKLGPPGEFLEGLLSRWATGGGETRRLEIPQVKQSINAITSQSFFIPLYHLFLTYGGIYRLTFGPKSFLIVSDPQIAKHILKDNAKAYSKGILAEILEFVMGTGLIPADGEIWRVRRRAIVPALHQKYVVAMIKLFGEASYKLCKKLDVAASDGEDVEMESLFSRLTLDVIGKAIFNYEFDSLTHDNGIVEAVYIVLREAEMRSTAPIPTWEIPIWKDISPRQKKVSQALKLINSTLDDLIAICKKMVEQEELQFHEEYMNEQDPSILHFLLASGDDVSSKQLRDDLMTLLIAGHETSAAVLTWTFYLLSKSPEVVAKLQDEADSVLGDRFPTNEDLKKLKYTTRVINESLRLYPQPPVLIRRSLEDDMLGEYPIKRGEDIFISVWNLHRSPKHWVDAEKFNPERWLLDGPNPNESNQNFSYLPFGGGPRKCVGDMFATFETVVATAMLVRRFDFQIAPGAPPVAMTTGATIHTTEGLQMTVTRRTIPPIIPNLETKELTFDGNQRLRSNLPEATSVISSVHEEDQQGEISTAPVS; from the exons ATGTCTGTtaacctctcctctcctcttctccaaGCCGGCCATGTCTCATCCCAACGATGCTCATTAACTTCCGCTTCTCCTCAAAAACTTCATCGCTCGTTCGTCAAGCACCAGCCCTGGCGGCCCTTTGCGCCGTCCGTCCGCTGCTCAGCTTCGAGATCCGGAGGCGGAGACGAGGACCAGGCTGTGAAGGAAGAAGTAGAGCGTCTGTTGGAGGAGAAGCAGAGGCCGGAGGTCGCCGCTTGCGTCGACTTCGGCGAATACACCGTCCCACAACCCGG TTGGGTGCTTGCGTTGAGAAATGGGCTTTCTAAGCTGGGGCCGCCGGGGGAGTTCCTTGAAGGCTTGTTGTCAAGATGGGCCACCGGAGGCGGTGAAACACGACGCCTTGAGATCCCTCAAGTGAAACAGTCAATCAATGCCATCACCAGTCAGTCTTTCTTCATCCCTCTCTACCATCTCTTCCTCACGTATGGAGGCATATACCGCCTCACCTTTGGTCCCAAG TCCTTTCTGATTGTTTCCGATCCACAAATCGCCAAACATATATTAAAGGACAATGCTAAGGCTTATTCCAAG GGTATACTGGCTGAAATTTTGGAGTTTGTGATGGGAACGGGTTTGATCCCAGCTGACGGTGAGATTTGGCGTGTCAGGAGACGTGCAATTGTGCCAGCTTTGCATCAGAAG TATGTTGTTGCCATGATCAAACTGTTCGGAGAAGCTTCATATAAGCTATGCAAGAAGTTGGATGTTGCAGCCTCAGATGGGGAGGATGTGGAAATGGAATCACTCTTTTCGCGGTTGACACTTGATGTAATTGGAAAGGCAATTTTCAATTATGAGTTTGATTCCTTAACACATGATAATGGGATTGTTGAG GCAGTTTATATTGTTCTTCGGGAAGCAGAGATGCGAAGTACTGCTCCGATTCCTACTTGGGAGATTCCAATTTGGAAAGACATCTCTCCAAGGCAGAAGAAGGTCTCACAGGCCCTCAAGTTGATAAATAGCACACTTGATGATCTCATTGCTATCTGCAAG AAAATGGTAGAGCAAGAGGAATTGCAATTCCATGAAGAATACATGAATGAACAAGATCCTAGCATTCTACACTTCCTACTTGCTTCTGGCGATGAT GTATCTAGCAAGCAGCTAAGGGATGATCTCATGACATTGCTTATAGCTGGCCATGAGACATCTGCTGCAGTACTAACATGGACATTTTATCTTCTTTCTAAG TCACCAGAGGTAGTGGCCAAGCTCCAAGATGAG GCTGATTCTGTTTTAGGGGATCGATTTCCAACAAATGAGGATTTGAAGAAGCTGAAGTATACTACTCGAGTGATTAATGAA TCATTGCGACTTTATCCACAACCCCCTGTCTTAATTCGTCGTTCTCTTGAAGATGATATGCTCGGCGAGTACCCCATAAAAAG GGGTGAAGATATTTTTATCTCTGTGTGGAATCTCCATCGAAgtcctaagcattgggtcgatgCTGAGAAATTCAATCCAGAGAGATGGTTGTTGGACGGGCCAAACCCAAACGAGAGCAATCAAAACTTCAG TTACTTGCCATTTGGTGGTGGACCGAGGAAATGTGTTGGAGACATGTTTGCTACATTTGAG ACAGTGGTTGCAACAGCAATGCTGGTTAGAAGATTCGACTTCCAAATAGCCCCAGGAGCTCCTCCG GTAGCGATGACCACTGGCGCGACGATCCATACAACCGAAGGTTTGCAGATGACAGTCACACGGAGAACAATCCCACCGATCATCCCTAATTTGGAGACCAAAGAACTAACATTCGATGGTAATCAACGACTCAGATCAAACCTCCCGGAAGCAACATCAGTTATCAGCAGTGTACATGAAGAGGATCAACAAGGTGAAATCTCTACAGCCCCTGTTTCATAA